A window of Drosophila gunungcola strain Sukarami chromosome 3L unlocalized genomic scaffold, Dgunungcola_SK_2 000009F, whole genome shotgun sequence genomic DNA:
TTCTGTGCATTTACTTCAtcttaattgtttaaaatattatatatattaatagaTCTAAAAATAgtcttgttttgatttatgatGAGCATATCTTACCCTCGCTCATATTCTGCATCATTTCGTTGCTCTTGATCAGATCCATGGACATCAAGAGGAAGTCTTTCTTCTCCTGCAGGTTGAGTGCATCCTTGCGCAGTTTCTCCACCCGCGCATCCAACTGGTCGAGTATGCTAACGAACCTGCAATTCACTCGGAGATAAGTAAGTGTTAATGGCTACTAAAACGAAGCTTTACCTCTCGCTGGCGTTATAGGGTCTGTCACATGGTGGTTAAGTGCGGTTGCGGATCAGTGATTAAGTCATGAAAAGAGACAAGCAACGTTAAATGGTTAGATCGCTCTGCTTTTTGGGTCGATTGTCCACTTATAGAGCTACAAAATTATAACCAGAATAGGTCTACAACAGAGGCGCTCGCACACAAagctctttttgttttttgggagTTCTGTGGGCGTTCGCAGCAGATACTTTAAGCTATCACCATGATTGTTACGGAACAAAAGAGTCGAATGAAGCTGGTAGCCGTGTGTGTGGTGTGAAGAAATAACAGAtaagaaattaataagttttacGATCGCTACAAGGTTGTGAGTATTCGTTTTGGTGTctgaatttggtttttttttgttttggtttagGTAGCATGGGATAACAACCTGTCCAGGGCTCTACTGTCGTCGACGAGGCCGTAGGAGGCACTGCCGCCATTGCCGCCTCCTCCGGATGCCGACGTGGACGCGGAGGCCATGGCGCCGGCCCTCAGGTCTTGCAAATAATCGAAATTCATCGAGGACTCCGAGTGGTGGACGCTGGGTGagatctgctgctgctgctgcagacgGGGGTACAGCTGATGATGGTGGTGATTCTGGAGATGATTGTCGATGGCTTGCTGCGCTGGGGGCGCATCCACTTCCATATCCTGCGGCTGATCCAGAGTGATTGGAACCGGCCGCCCTCCAAAAACCGGCCAAGTGTATCTCTAACCCAAGATGGACAGCTGCCTActgtttcggttttttttgtttcagccGCTGCTCTGGTggctacttttttttttgttttggaatgTCTTAAGCTTTTTTTCGAGTGGGTGTCGACGTGTTTGAAGCTGGCGTTGCTGttattttgcttaattttatttggttcTGAAGCTGCAAGAAGAGAGAGGGGGGGAACGTGAATGTCGAGTATTCAATTACCTATCTGATTGTGGGCTGTGGAGAGAGGCCGCCGGCCAGGAGACTTCATAGCCATCGCTGGACTCTGGAGTCTCGGCGTCTATATCCTCCGGATATCGGGGCACTGGCCATGGGCCGTCGGCGGGCGGGGGCTGTCGGCGCGGCCGGGGGCGTGTCCGACTCGCAGCGACGTCGTTTTCGAAAAAGACCGCGCAAATTCTCAAACATTCTCGATGGTGAGCCACTGATTCTCTAGAAGATTCCACCCAAAATCTCGGCCTGTTGTACCGGCAACTGTTTTCTGGAAGAAATCCTGCTGGCTGTTCGGGATTTGGATAGATTACCTGCCGCCCGGGTCTCGTAGTTCCGATTCAATGCGCCTTTTGTCCCGAAACAAGTATATTTTGAGGGTTTTTTCGAGTTTTGGGGTTTGAGTTCGATTACGGCAAAATTCGTGTTCAGTGAGGTTTTTCGTAGGCTCCGTTTTTATGTGTCCTCAGTTTCATGTTTGAGCGTCTGTATTGTTTACTTCACGGGCCAATTGAACATTTCGTTTCGCTAATATTTAGGTAGATGTAAATATGATtaatttaacataatataGTGGGATTTGTAAGACCGTTGCCGAATAGCCGAAAAATAACAGTCACAAAATCGATGAGCGTTGTCGATACCGCTAGTCGAAGGCCAGTGTGTACACAAGGAATTTGGGGTCTGCATGTTATCGGcgccaaattcaaattaatagtATTGCGATACttgtaaacatttaaatcagGAAACCCGGAATTAAAATCGTTTTCATTAACAAGCAATGCTAATAAACAAAGGGGGAAATGTatttagaaattaattttgcaaaaaaaccCCTGCAAGTGACATTAtaagaagtttatttttatttatttaatttattttttatttttactttcaaacatttttaccCAGTTCGATTTCAGTTGGTATCAATTTTTGGACAATATTAAAGTATTTACAtgaaagttaataaaaatgagCTGAAATAACGCTGGTTTGGAAAAATTACTCTTAttaatattaacttttttttgccatCAAATTTGAAACAACATTCCGAAAATATTTGGCGCCATGTttctaaaaaaacaaacgtaAAACAACAGTTTTTAAGCCCCTTTTTAGAATTTCCTATTGTGTAGTAGTTAAAGATACCAGATGGAAAGtacattttccaaaaataagtcgcttaaaaaaggatttactatactatatatgtaAAAAGGCCGCCAAAAAGACCGGTAAAACAATTAACCCTTTTAAAACCATTGTTCTCAGATGACTTAAAGTATATTTCCTATTTTATTAGTGCCCCCAAGTTCAAATCTCGCACACACAGAGCCGTTCGCGACCATTGGCAACTTTTGGTGGCAATGTCGAAGAAATAGTAGAAGGGACATTGCTGCAGACTGGCGTGGCCCTTCACGCAATAGATGAAGAACTCGCAGCGCTGCATGTGCGGATACAAGTGTTGTCCGTAGGCCGGACAGTGGATGAGATCGCTCGAAATGGATCCACCGGACTGAAAATTGGAGTTCCCAGTGGAGGGCACATCTTCCTGAAAGCCCAGAGTGCATTGTGCCCGCTCCGGTAGATCGCAATTGCCGGTCACTGCATTCCAGTGCAATTGGGAGCTGCACTCCTGCAATATCGCCTGTCCATAGTAGCAAATGTAGTACTTGCTGCAACTGCTGGAGCTTCCTACAGAAACGATCCGATCGCTCGACTGCTGCTCCATCAAGGTAGCACAGTAGGTGGCCGCATCGGTGACCATGTTGTTGAGGTCACCATCCCCACCGTCAGATGGAGTATTTTCCATGCTGTTATCCGTGCCATTTCTACACCTCACATTACCCGCCGAATCGCAAAGTCGGCTTTCCGAGTTGAAGAGCATTGTTGGCGGACAGGAGGCCAGCACTGCGTCTCCGTTCTCGACGCACAGGTAGAACATGTGGCAATCCTCCGCATGCTCCACAAAGTCACCAGCCAAGTGATTGGCACAGAAACTTCCTCCACTCTGCCGTATGGTCACCGAATTTGTGGGCTTCGATAGCTTCATGTTTCTCTGAGCTGAGACAAGCACACAGCTTATCGTCAAATATAACCCTGTTAACAAAGGGTCTTTATTTTAGCAAaacctattttaaattcattctACTAACCCGTATCAAGCATCATCTTTTGTGTCAGACTCCAGTAAAGCGCAGTTTTATTCTAATTTCGTAATGCCTAAGGAACTTGGCATATATGCCATACAATCGGCGCCAAGATACAGCCAAATATCACACTCAATATCagaaaattaacattttcaacTGCTTGTTAAGGCAGTTGATAACGTCGCTgctttcattttgttttggcaAAACAATTTGGTTCCCTTTCCTCGCCATCGACCGATATTATATCTCGAATTGCCACTGAGATACATCTTTAATGCTGCACCggattttttcaatttcaaaccTCGGTGAAAAGGTAGTGGAGATGAGCTTAGAAAGATTCTAGGAGACAGTACCAATTGGCTGTGTGTCAATATGATACATGTTGACCTTGTAAAGAGAATGCTATCATATCGGTCAACGAATTCCATATCCCATTGAACTAAAAGGTTGGCCTATTTCtgtctaaaaaaatttagcaGGTGATATGATTCAAGGTTCACATTTCGCAATGATATGAAAGAGCTGTCAAGTATCACTAGAAATGTGTGATTAATTTAGAAATGATTCAAGGTCGGATGCTTTCGTGATAAGAGATATAACGGTATTTCTCCTTTAAATGCTTAAACTTACGGAAGTGTTAGAAATATCTCTTCATCCtaaatttatatgtacaacacatttaaattttttagctaaacttaaaattcgggttacatataaatattcttcATATGAACAAATTAAGCGAATTTTAACCGAAAAACCCTACACAGAGAAAACAGAGCTCTAAAATTTGCCGTTTAATGtgcaaaagtaaaaaacatattaataaataattcaaaacattttagttTCAATTAGTAACACAAAATTAGCATAAAGCGTTTTacttcttaaaatgtttcagTTTTCTCTTTGTATTTCTGTCCATGCtatcatgttttttttattatttactaaaaatttgtaattaaaatgagCTAGCTATAGATCTGATAATATTCAACATGACTAGTTTACTTGTACGCTTAAATTCACAGAAAAGTAGAgctagaatttaaaaaaatgccaTTTAAGTTCAgccttaaaatataaatttagtttcccataatcttatgtttaaaatcaataGTTCCTTTAACTTGATcgatatgtatttatttaaatttcatttgcatttgtattttattgtagCATTTGGCCTGACTTAGCGCCACACAGGATCGCTTCTCGTAGTCCCATCCATAGAAGAAAGGACATTGCTGCACCATCAGGTAACCCGATCGACATTGGTAGAAGTAATTGCAGTTGCCGGAATGCGGATAAACATCTATAACATGTCGTTTGCACTGCTCTCTGGGATTCGATGTCAATGCCTGACaatatttgataaataataatcatagttGTTTGATCAGATAATATAGAAAACCCACCAGACATCTAACGTTTTCGGGATGGTCACATTTGCCAGTGCGCGAATTAAAGTGCAAACTGGCGGCACAACTCATGGGTAGGGGTTCGCCACGATAGCAAATGTAATAATCGGTGCAGGAGTTTTGATTTGGCACCAAAGCGATACGACTTTGATTATCCAGTTGTGGGCACATATTGGTCACAATAACCTCTATGCCAGGTGAAATCGTAGTCGCGTTGGAGGTCCCATTTTGATTGACGACTGATGGGCGCAGCGTAATAACCACCGACGGAGCCAAAGTGGTGATTACATCCGTAGGAACCGGTGCAGTGGTCTCCACGTCAGAGTTAATCAGCGTGGAGCTATCCACTTCCACTGCCGATCCCGTGCGACAATCAATGTCGCCCATGGGCTCACACATTTCCATATCGGCACTGAAGTACTCCCCCTCCGCACATTCGCCATCGTATGACTCATCGCCGTTGCAGAAAATGTAGTGTGCGCAACTCTTTGGTGAGGTAACGAACGACAAGCTATTGCCTTCGTTACACTCATCGAAAACATCCGCCAGGCAAATGCCAAGGAACAATAAAATGGATCCAAAAACCCGAAACATCTTCTCCGCTGCGATTCGAAAAGTGAACTGATCTACGCCGTATGCAGACCTTTACCACCTTGGTGCTTATCAGAAATTAATTTGCCTAAGAACACGCTTTGATACTGACTTTATTACAGACTCACAGATGCATCTTACACATGTAAGTGCGATGAGCgatacggatacggatacgaatacgaatacgGATACGGTTTTGTGGAAATACACTGTCCTTGGGACTGATCGAAATGGAAGTTCTGGGGGCACTGCTGAAGTAGCAGATAACCGGCAAGACATTGATAGTAGTAATTACTATTCGCTGGATACGGATAGACCTCATTTTTTCCACTTGTCTTGCACTTCACATGGACATCGGTGGTTGGCATTGCAGATGTGGTTGGCACCGAAGGTGGTGAAATGGACGAAGAGATTGTCACTGTCTGCGTTGTAGTAGATGTTGTGTTTGCCGGAGAAGGAGCTTCTGCTGTCGTGGACACTCTCGTGGTGGTGGTTTCAACAGGTCTTAAGGTGGTAACTGGTGCTTTGGTAGTGGCTTCCTTAGCGTTACAATCGACGGCCTCGCGACAATCCCATTGCAGTAGTACGAATCCTCGCCATCGCAGTGGACATATTCGCTGCATTCCGTGTTCTCATTGGGCACCTTGTTGATTATAACACCTGTGCATTCCTCAAGCAAATCCGCCCGCACCTGATTTGCAGGTAACAGGCAGCCAAAGACAATCAACAACTGCCACATATAGACTTTCAACTGTCTCATCTCGCGGATCAGAGCCTTCTTTATAGGTGAAAATACtgttcgtttcgtttcgcttGTTCTCTGATAAGACTCTtggttaattttattttctagctTTAGTTGACATGACAAGAAGCCTAATtaaatgatttctttttttttttgtttttagcttaTTAACTCTTTATTTCAACGTACAATCGGCCGAATCTCGTCTACGACCACCACAAGCTCAGTCTCCGGATCGAAGACATAGCCAATAGGACATTGTTCCACAAGTAGAAAGCCGTCCACGCAGTAGTAGAAGTAGTTACAATTCTGTGGGTAACTAAACCTTTTGGTTACACCCGGACGACAGTCACGTCGGATATTGGAAGTCGAGGTGGTTGAGGTGGTCGAGGTGGTTGAGGTGGTGGCCAAAGGTGTCGGGGTGGTTATAACCGTTGGAGTTGTCTGGTTGGGCGAGGCAGTCGAATTATCCAGCGTGTCTATATTGCCACAGATAAAGTTGGCACTACAAGTGTTAGTTTCAAAGCAAAATAACGAATCCTGGGCTGAGCAATTAATAAAGGGGTAACTGCAATTGGGACGGGTGTTGTTGATGATTCCATTTTGGCCAGTGCATTCGGGTATGTTTAGGCCATTGATTCCCCAGACAACGAGAATAACTCCGTAAACGATTAACAGCAGGGACAAGCGTAAAGATTGCTGCATTCTCAAGCTTTTGTGGTGGTTCGGAGCGATGTGCTAAGCGTTTTTATAGCTCAGCCAAGGGAGAAAAGCCTTAGGTATTTCCtaataagttatatttaattataggTCTCATGTTGCCACAATCTTGTAGCTTATCAATAAATAGAGCGCTTATCAGCTAGCGTAGACAACTCCTCTCACAGCTCTAATGACTTAAATGTTTTCGGCAGTTTCCGGCCTAAGTTCGGCGGGAGTTTCCGTAGCATTTCGCCACACCAATCTGCACACAACTCCGCCGCTCGATGTCCCAGCCGTAGTAAAAGGGGCACTGCTGCAGGGTCAGGAATCCCTTGATGCAGTAGTAGAAGTAGTTGCAGTTGTCCGGGTGTGGAAAGAACTCGGTCATGTGGGGCAGACATTTGTGGGACCGTGGATCGTCCAGctgcaaataattttgtaatgtaTTGAACAGATTGATAAAGAATCCTTGAATTGCAACCTACCGCACACTGAACTTTCTCGGGGTAATCACACTGTCCGGTGAGGGAATTGAAGTACAACTGATTGGTGCAATGCATTTCCATGGCATGTCCATGATAGCAGAGAAAATAGTTGGTGCACGATTCGTTGCTGGCCATTAATATGACCTGACTGGGATCATCGCTGAACGGGCAGTTGGGCTTAACAACTGGGGCAATGTTCAGGATGTCCACTTCGGTTGGTGCTTCGGTTGGAGGATCTGTTGGTCTTGGCGTGGCGGGTGTGACTTCCTCTTCCGGTTCGGGCTCTGGATCTGCAGGTTCATCGACTTCGTCCAGGAAGCATTGCACATTCGCGGCCACATCGCATCCCCCCGTCTCCGCATCAAAGTATTCCCCCTCATCGCACTCGCCCTTCAACGAATCCTCACCCTGGCAGTAGACATACGACTGGCAGTTTTCCCAACTCTGGACGAACGTTTCGTCGTCAACCCCGTCACATTCATCGAAGTGATCTGCAGCTATTTGGAAACTCCACAGCAGCAGTACGAGGCAGAGGTATACAAGAAATCTGGGCATTTTAGCGGTTTCGACTTGAGTCTTCTACTGAAAGATGTCGACGGTTTCACCATTATATTTATGGACATATTTCTGGGACTTTTCCCGTAAAAAAAATCAGCAGCCGACatgcatttgtttttagtCTAATTGAATATCATTTTATCGAAAAGACCTTCAAGATAAGTTTAGACCGTGGTTCATTGTAttacagaaaaaatattctgGGCCCCGTGATTCATCTCAACACACAACACTCCTCGtgggtttggtttttttaactATCTTCCATTATGTCATCATTTGGCTTGCAGAATCGACATTACAGCGGTCGATGGTTCCACTTATTTTGCTGAATGTGTTTGCACAAGccgaaaaacttaaaaattaatattcaatATGCTAGCACATACAGACATACAGACAGACATACGAACATACGAACATATAACTGGGCAACCGACAAAAAGCGTCAAAAGCGTGAAAAAGACAACGCAACAGAAATCATTGACCTCAACAAACGCCGCATTGGCCGTATTTTGTTTATGGATAGCCAAAGACGAAGACGTCAAGCAGAAAAATACTTTTGGATAATGAGAAGCGACTGAAAGTTACCCTGCTGCAAAACACTCCACTAACGTTCATTAATAATTCAGAAGTTTCTGGCTTCACCGGACAGAATGTAGATAGGAAATTATCAATAAACACGTTCAGTTGGCAGTTCCAGTATTTCTAGAACACAGGCTTCTTAAAGCTTAAAGtgctaaatatattaataaccATATTATAAGTGACATTTCCCGGTAGTATAGTGATTAGCATTTTCTGGATGAAGTGTAGCCAATCTTCGATCTGGCATTTCTTGCAGCTCCTCTACCCTTTTGTTATGATATAAATCACACAAACCAGCGATTTGCCTGGGGTATACTTGTATTTCTTCTTCGGTATTCTTAACCATTATTTGCACCATCATGGCGGACAGACCCATTGAGTGGATCGATCGGACGGGAGAATTTGCacaaaatctaatttattgtCAAGCATTTCCATTGACGATAAGACAGAAATAAGCGCTGCCGTTCTAT
This region includes:
- the LOC128259840 gene encoding BAG family molecular chaperone regulator 2 isoform X1 gives rise to the protein MEVDAPPAQQAIDNHLQNHHHHQLYPRLQQQQQISPSVHHSESSMNFDYLQDLRAGAMASASTSASGGGGNGGSASYGLVDDSRALDRPYNASERFVSILDQLDARVEKLRKDALNLQEKKDFLLMSMDLIKSNEMMQNMSEAEREEIMLYIQRVSSRLGTVELNVRTVRDNSQEDSLSQINALIDTMIKMGDPVIARQRCQLYLNACCSSSMDPSGRMDTLPEADLGPVDKKFESVLLGCTLDDQKNIKKRLQALMGYLNKQTVSH
- the LOC128259840 gene encoding BAG family molecular chaperone regulator 2 isoform X2; amino-acid sequence: MEVDAPPAQQAIDNHLQNHHHHQLYPRLQQQQQISPSVHHSESSMNFDYLQDLRAGAMASASTSASGGGGNGGSASYGLVDDSRALDRFVSILDQLDARVEKLRKDALNLQEKKDFLLMSMDLIKSNEMMQNMSEAEREEIMLYIQRVSSRLGTVELNVRTVRDNSQEDSLSQINALIDTMIKMGDPVIARQRCQLYLNACCSSSMDPSGRMDTLPEADLGPVDKKFESVLLGCTLDDQKNIKKRLQALMGYLNKQTVSH
- the LOC128259838 gene encoding probable chitinase 10 encodes the protein MMLDTGLYLTISCVLVSAQRNMKLSKPTNSVTIRQSGGSFCANHLAGDFVEHAEDCHMFYLCVENGDAVLASCPPTMLFNSESRLCDSAGNVRCRNGTDNSMENTPSDGGDGDLNNMVTDAATYCATLMEQQSSDRIVSVGSSSSCSKYYICYYGQAILQECSSQLHWNAVTGNCDLPERAQCTLGFQEDVPSTGNSNFQSGGSISSDLIHCPAYGQHLYPHMQRCEFFIYCVKGHASLQQCPFYYFFDIATKSCQWSRTALCVRDLNLGALIK
- the LOC128259839 gene encoding probable chitinase 10, with amino-acid sequence MFRVFGSILLFLGICLADVFDECNEGNSLSFVTSPKSCAHYIFCNGDESYDGECAEGEYFSADMEMCEPMGDIDCRTGSAVEVDSSTLINSDVETTAPVPTDVITTLAPSVVITLRPSVVNQNGTSNATTISPGIEVIVTNMCPQLDNQSRIALVPNQNSCTDYYICYRGEPLPMSCAASLHFNSRTGKCDHPENVRCLALTSNPREQCKRHVIDVYPHSGNCNYFYQCRSGYLMVQQCPFFYGWDYEKRSCVALSQAKCYNKIQMQMKFK
- the LOC128259844 gene encoding LOW QUALITY PROTEIN: uncharacterized protein LOC128259844 (The sequence of the model RefSeq protein was modified relative to this genomic sequence to represent the inferred CDS: inserted 1 base in 1 codon), translating into MRQLKVYMWQLLIVFGCLLPANQVRADLLEECTGVIINKVPNENTECSEYVHCDGEDSYYCNXDCREAVDCNAKEATTKAPVTTLRPVETTTTRVSTTAEAPSPANTTSTTTQTVTISSSISPPSVPTTSAMPTTDVHVKCKTSGKNEVYPYPANSNYYYQCLAGYLLLQQCPQNFHFDQSQGQCISTKPYPYSYSYPYPYRSSHLHV
- the LOC128259849 gene encoding LOW QUALITY PROTEIN: uncharacterized protein LOC128259849 (The sequence of the model RefSeq protein was modified relative to this genomic sequence to represent the inferred CDS: inserted 1 base in 1 codon); this encodes MQQSLRLSLLLIVYGVILVVWGINGLNIPECTGQNGIINNTRPNCSYPFINCSAQDSLFCFETNTCSANFICGNIDTLDNSTASPNQTTPTVITTPTPLATTSTTSTTSTTSTSNIRRDCRPGVTKRFSYPQNCNYFYYCVDGFLLVEQCPIGYVFDPETXACGGRRRDSADCTLK
- the LOC128259842 gene encoding peritrophin-1, which encodes MPRFLVYLCLVLLLWSFQIAADHFDECDGVDDETFVQSWENCQSYVYCQGEDSLKGECDEGEYFDAETGGCDVAANVQCFLDEVDEPADPEPEPEEEVTPATPRPTDPPTEAPTEVDILNIAPVVKPNCPFSDDPSQVILMASNESCTNYFLCYHGHAMEMHCTNQLYFNSLTGQCDYPEKVQCALDDPRSHKCLPHMTEFFPHPDNCNYFYYCIKGFLTLQQCPFYYGWDIERRSCVQIGVAKCYGNSRRT